A genomic stretch from Myxocyprinus asiaticus isolate MX2 ecotype Aquarium Trade chromosome 24, UBuf_Myxa_2, whole genome shotgun sequence includes:
- the LOC127414858 gene encoding ras association domain-containing protein 8-like, with protein sequence MEVKVYVEGVQRIVCGVTEKTTCQEVVIALARALGRTGRYTLREKFKEYERNVTPDERLLESLEKYGEQAKEVQLTLKHIGPSLGEETSQPKAQMRRAEGGGRARRGSGGIALHRQSLPPLSRLCLHSEPPPEEPKRPKRKSLTLMEEAWGWLENLGKGGRPQLGQDKGKEGNEYSDKASPKQTKSTLVSGALQGKDKKDKNRVTLHQPLISCLGKRGRCNDEYGMSVRKEEVIRKDTEELKTITTGKAMIPQIPKTESEEIVELRRLIIQQQASLKNLKLKIESTDQLISELEEQQDSRQSFESLLEEEEQIEFWMNELKAEEGHERDLQRQFFQIKEEAAKCKAKLEEYKQKCQAMDLRHTLQLQMGHLHENATGQNSQVDTPNPVLQHADPSIKQTPMSADVLHGDNGSKSVVTTLESKLPYVFVSANQISHPPSSGPADLREWWTRWSQSQNPSKGTKPKVVHRSEITIHLGSTRV encoded by the exons atgGAGGTAAAGGTGTATGTTGAAGGAGTTCAGCGCATCGTTTGTGGAGTCACTGAAAAAACAACGTGTCAGGAGGTGGTCATCGCTTTAGCACGGGCACTTG GTCGCACTGGGCGATATACTCTGAGAGAGAAGTTCAAAGAGTATGAACGTAATGTAACTCCGGATGAACGGCTCCTGGAGTCCTTGGAAAAATATGGTGAACAAGCGAAGGAGGTGCAGCTTACTTTGAAGCATATCGGTCCATCCCTTGGGGAAGAAACAAGCCAGCCCAAAGCTCAAATGAGGCGAGCAGAAGGGGGCGGGAGGGCAAGGAGAGGCAGTGGGGGAATTGCCCTACACCGACAGAGTCTTCCACCACTATCGCGTCTCTGCCTCCACTCCGAGCCGCCCCCCGAGGAACCAAAGAGACCCAAGAGGAAGTCGCTGACACTAATGGAGGAAGCATGGGGTTGGCTGGAAAACTTGGGCAAAGGCGGGAGGCCACAATTAGGACAAGATAAGGGGAAAGAAGGAAATGAGTACTCAGATAAGGCATCTCCGAAACAAACCAAAAGTACCTTGGTCTCTGGAGCACTACAAGGAAaggacaaaaaagacaaaaatagagTCACTCTACATCAGCCTTTGATCAGTTGCCTTGGGAAACGTGGCAGATGTAATGATGAGTATGGTATGAGTGTGAGAAAAGAGGAAGTGATAAGAAAAGACACAGAGGAGTTGAAAACCATCACAACTGGCAAGGCAATGATTCCACAGATTCCTAAAACTGAAAGTGAGGAGATTGTAGAGTTAAGAAGACTGATCATCCAACAACAAGCAAGTCTGAAAAATCTCAAACTGAAAATAGAATCAACTGACCAGCTGATCAGTGAGCTTGAAGAGCAACAAGATTCCAGACAGAGTTTCGAGTCACTGTTGGAAGAAGAGGAACAGATCGAGTTTTGGATGAATGAGCTCAAGGCAGAGGAAGGCCACGAGAGAGACCTGCAGAGGCAGTTCTTTCAGATTAAGGAGGAAGCTGCAAAGTGCAAAGCTAAATTAGAAGAATACAAACAGAAATGCCAAGCTATGGACCTGCGACACACTCTGCAGCTTCAAATGGGACATTTGCATGAAAATGCCACTGGACAGAATAGTCAAGTGGACACACCGAATCCTGTGTTGCAGCATGCTGACCCAAGCATCAAACAAACACCGATGTCAGCGGATGTGTTACATGGAGACAATGGATCAAAAAGTGTAGTCACAACACTGGAGTCCAAACTTCCATACGTGTTTGTTTCTGCAAACCAGATATCACATCCCCCATCAAGTGGACCAGCAGACCTGAGGGAATGGTGGACGCGATGGTCACAGAGTCAGAATCCATCAAAAGGGACAAAACCAAAAGTTGTGCATCGCTCTGAAATCACCATACACCTTGGAAGCACAAGAGTTTAG